The following are encoded in a window of Bacillus sp. SORGH_AS_0510 genomic DNA:
- a CDS encoding carbohydrate kinase: protein MGKLFSIGEVLIDFIPLQKGAALKDVVAFERAPGGAPANVAAAVAKYGQKAAMISKVGKDAFGDFLVEKLIEAGVETDKVYRTGEANTGLAFVSLKEDGERDFSFYRKPSADLLLSEEEIEQAWFQAGDILHFCSVDLVESPMKQAHKKAIAAVSTAGGLVSFDPNVRLPLWSNPEDCRKAILEFLPAADIVKVSDEELAFITGIQEESAAIQSLFVGNVKAIVYTKGAAGADLYLKDEKFSSSGYTVEPVDTTGAGDAFIGGLLYQLLELRAIPGNVEELLRENAYAILRFGNASGALTTTKKGAISALPTKEEVVRLI from the coding sequence ATGGGAAAGCTTTTTTCAATTGGTGAAGTGTTAATTGATTTCATTCCTCTTCAAAAAGGAGCAGCCTTAAAGGATGTCGTTGCGTTTGAAAGAGCGCCAGGGGGTGCACCGGCCAATGTGGCGGCGGCCGTTGCCAAATATGGCCAAAAAGCGGCGATGATTTCGAAAGTAGGGAAGGATGCGTTTGGTGACTTTTTAGTCGAGAAGCTTATCGAGGCTGGCGTGGAGACGGACAAAGTGTACCGGACGGGGGAAGCGAATACGGGTTTGGCGTTTGTTTCGTTAAAAGAAGACGGCGAACGTGATTTCTCTTTTTATCGGAAGCCTTCTGCGGATTTGCTGTTGAGTGAGGAAGAAATCGAGCAGGCATGGTTCCAAGCGGGGGATATTCTCCACTTTTGCTCGGTTGATTTAGTGGAAAGCCCAATGAAGCAGGCACATAAGAAAGCAATCGCGGCGGTTTCAACTGCTGGGGGCTTGGTCAGCTTTGACCCCAATGTGCGGCTTCCGCTTTGGAGCAATCCAGAAGACTGTCGCAAGGCGATTCTCGAATTTTTACCTGCGGCGGATATCGTCAAGGTGTCGGATGAAGAGCTTGCATTTATTACTGGAATCCAGGAGGAGTCGGCTGCAATTCAATCATTATTCGTTGGAAACGTGAAGGCTATCGTTTATACAAAAGGAGCGGCTGGAGCGGATTTGTACTTAAAGGATGAAAAGTTTTCATCGAGCGGATACACGGTTGAACCGGTGGACACGACTGGAGCAGGTGATGCTTTCATTGGTGGGTTATTATACCAATTGCTAGAACTGCGAGCAATCCCTGGCAATGTGGAAGAACTACTAAGAGAGAATGCATATGCTATCCTCCGATTTGGTAACGCAAGCGGAGCCTTAACCACCACGAAAAAAGGAGCAATTTCCGCGTTGCCAACCAAAGAAGAAGTGGTGAGACTTATATAA
- a CDS encoding sensor domain-containing diguanylate cyclase yields the protein MSFFHEVMDTSLITVAALFITLFIKNKFLDRFFPNYRQRNELERNYLDTLKDLQDLKFALDEANLVQVVDKTANILYANEKFCRLSEYSFEEIKGKNMRILNSSYHSKEFFKKLWDTVSQGKVWSGEIRNKTKSGTYYWTFTTIVPFLDKQKKPFRYIVIRNDITKSKKLEKKLEYLSNVDGLTSLFNRRYFDKMLDSYWQALGASQDPLSVILFDVDYFKCYNDHYGHLLGDQCLIDISNRVKDILNPYEATYARFGGEEFAIILPKKDVHESRFLAERIRLEIEKLHIPHEWSKQHGRVTLSFGVASLVPAQDRNPMGLLDLADKALYQAKNNGRNTVA from the coding sequence ATGAGCTTTTTTCATGAGGTAATGGATACTTCTCTTATTACAGTGGCAGCATTATTTATTACACTTTTTATTAAAAATAAATTTCTGGATAGATTTTTTCCGAATTATAGGCAGCGGAATGAATTAGAAAGAAATTATCTAGATACCCTAAAAGACCTTCAAGATTTGAAATTTGCCTTAGACGAGGCGAATCTTGTTCAAGTAGTGGATAAAACCGCGAATATTTTATATGCGAATGAAAAATTCTGCCGACTTTCCGAGTATTCTTTTGAAGAAATCAAGGGGAAAAATATGCGCATTTTGAATAGCAGCTATCATTCAAAAGAGTTTTTCAAAAAGCTTTGGGATACTGTTTCTCAAGGAAAAGTGTGGAGTGGAGAAATTCGCAACAAAACGAAGAGTGGTACATACTATTGGACTTTTACCACCATTGTCCCGTTTTTAGACAAGCAGAAAAAGCCGTTTCGATATATTGTCATTCGAAATGATATTACCAAAAGCAAAAAGTTAGAGAAAAAGTTGGAATACCTCTCTAACGTGGATGGATTGACCTCTTTGTTTAATCGAAGGTATTTTGATAAAATGCTAGATTCCTATTGGCAAGCTCTCGGCGCCAGTCAAGACCCTCTTTCCGTAATTTTGTTCGATGTCGATTATTTTAAATGTTACAACGATCACTACGGTCATTTACTCGGCGACCAATGTTTAATTGATATCTCTAATCGGGTCAAGGACATCTTGAACCCATATGAGGCCACTTACGCAAGGTTTGGGGGCGAGGAATTTGCGATTATCCTGCCAAAGAAAGATGTACATGAGTCGCGCTTCCTTGCTGAAAGGATCCGCCTGGAGATTGAGAAGTTACATATCCCACATGAGTGGTCGAAGCAACACGGCAGGGTCACCTTGAGTTTTGGAGTGGCCTCCCTGGTTCCTGCCCAAGACAGGAATCCCATGGGTTTACTTGATTTAGCTGATAAGGCCTTATACCAGGCGAAAAACAACGGGCGGAATACAGTCGCTTAA
- a CDS encoding DUF4386 domain-containing protein yields MNAKRAAKIVGVLFILAAVTAVIGLLLYDPILSGPDYLIKGSEHAGQVTLGAFMELLLVISAVGTATTLFPILKKYNETIALWHVCFRFLEAIIITVGVISMLSLLTLSQEFVAAGAPDTAAFQTSGIVLKAIHAWTFMLGPLFMLGINTMMYSYIFYKTKLVPRFIAKLGMTGATLVFIYGLLVMFGVAQQISVWALMSLPVAANEMILAVWLIAKGFNESALVSLNAKKK; encoded by the coding sequence ATGAATGCAAAAAGAGCAGCAAAAATTGTAGGCGTACTGTTTATCCTTGCAGCCGTTACGGCGGTAATAGGTCTACTTTTATACGATCCGATCCTAAGCGGCCCGGATTACTTGATTAAAGGTTCCGAACACGCAGGCCAAGTCACGCTTGGAGCGTTTATGGAGTTATTGCTGGTTATTTCAGCCGTTGGAACCGCAACAACCCTATTCCCCATCTTAAAAAAGTATAATGAAACGATTGCTCTTTGGCATGTATGCTTCAGGTTTCTCGAAGCCATTATCATCACGGTCGGTGTCATCAGTATGCTCTCACTGTTGACGTTAAGTCAGGAATTTGTAGCAGCAGGTGCCCCGGATACCGCAGCTTTCCAAACTTCAGGCATTGTTTTAAAAGCCATTCATGCCTGGACTTTTATGCTTGGTCCCCTTTTCATGCTGGGAATCAATACCATGATGTACAGTTATATCTTTTATAAAACCAAGCTTGTCCCCCGATTTATCGCTAAATTGGGAATGACAGGGGCAACTCTAGTGTTTATTTATGGATTGTTAGTTATGTTCGGAGTCGCTCAACAAATTTCTGTCTGGGCTCTTATGTCCCTGCCAGTAGCAGCTAATGAAATGATTCTAGCCGTTTGGTTGATCGCAAAAGGATTTAATGAATCTGCACTAGTTTCCCTGAATGCAAAAAAGAAATGA
- a CDS encoding DNA alkylation repair protein, which translates to MDFETVMQELEALGKERSKKMYISNGAHEPVFGVATGAMKPMAKKIKKNQPLAEQLYATGNYDAMYFAGVIADPKAMTEEDFDRWIEGAYFYMLSDYVVAVTLAEADIAQAVADKWIASGEELKMSAGWSCYCWLLGNRKDEEFSASKLAGMLDQVEKTIHDAPERTKSAMNNFIYTVAISYVPLHEKAVETAKAVGPVEIKRDKKKSSILNASENIQKEVDKGRLGFKRRYVRC; encoded by the coding sequence ATGGATTTTGAAACGGTAATGCAGGAGTTGGAAGCGCTCGGTAAGGAGCGAAGTAAAAAAATGTACATAAGTAATGGAGCGCATGAACCGGTTTTTGGTGTGGCTACTGGAGCGATGAAGCCGATGGCAAAGAAAATCAAGAAAAACCAGCCATTGGCCGAGCAACTATATGCCACTGGGAACTATGATGCGATGTATTTTGCCGGCGTCATTGCAGACCCCAAGGCCATGACGGAGGAGGATTTCGACCGTTGGATTGAGGGGGCATATTTTTATATGCTGTCTGATTATGTAGTTGCCGTCACGCTGGCTGAAGCAGATATTGCCCAAGCGGTTGCCGATAAATGGATCGCAAGCGGGGAAGAGCTGAAAATGTCGGCAGGCTGGAGCTGTTACTGCTGGCTTTTAGGTAATCGTAAGGATGAGGAGTTTAGTGCAAGCAAGCTTGCGGGTATGCTGGATCAGGTAGAAAAAACCATTCATGATGCTCCGGAGCGAACGAAATCTGCTATGAATAATTTTATCTATACCGTGGCGATTTCTTATGTGCCGCTTCATGAAAAGGCGGTTGAAACCGCAAAGGCAGTAGGCCCTGTCGAAATCAAACGGGACAAAAAGAAAAGCAGCATCCTGAACGCTTCTGAAAATATTCAAAAGGAAGTAGATAAGGGTAGGCTGGGTTTTAAACGTAGATATGTAAGGTGTTAA
- a CDS encoding sucrose-6-phosphate hydrolase yields MEWTKEQRYRSMDDVTEEEIQGLAKLVNQCPWRQAFHIQPVTGLLNDPNGFSYFNGEYHLFYQWFPLGPVHGLKHWYHTKSKDLVHWEEVGMGIAPSNEFDRHGAYSGSGIEHEGKLYLLYTGNTRDDQWIRYPYQCLAVMNPDGSIVKMDAPVISVVPNGYTDHFRDPKVWKQGDSFYAVIGAQRENETGGVVLYRSPDLKNWQFAGEVKTGLGEDFGYMWECPDYFELDGQGVLLFSPQGLHAEGDHYQNIYQSGYVVGSPIDLEKRELKHGAFHELDRGFDFYAPQTTVDPEGRRILVGWMGLPEIDYPTDKNGWAHCLTLPRELSVRGGKLIQRPVSELALLRGDKVEVSCTIENETVDLTGFDGDVYELFAEFSASTAEEFGLELRVGAEEKTVIKYDAVEKKVVFDRARSGEPFAEEFGTVRKCGLDAETEKISFRIFVDVSSVEVFVNDGEEVFTGRIFPGKNSNGIRVFARGGQTNVTAVKWEIKDGQR; encoded by the coding sequence ATGGAATGGACAAAAGAGCAACGATACAGAAGCATGGACGACGTGACCGAAGAGGAAATCCAAGGGTTAGCGAAGCTCGTGAATCAATGCCCATGGCGGCAGGCTTTTCATATTCAGCCGGTGACAGGGTTGCTAAACGACCCGAATGGCTTTAGTTATTTTAACGGGGAATATCATTTATTCTATCAATGGTTTCCACTCGGTCCAGTTCATGGGTTGAAGCATTGGTATCACACAAAGTCTAAGGATTTGGTTCATTGGGAAGAGGTGGGAATGGGCATTGCGCCATCGAATGAGTTTGATCGTCATGGAGCCTATTCCGGAAGCGGGATTGAGCACGAGGGAAAATTATATTTACTGTACACGGGCAACACGCGCGACGACCAGTGGATTCGATATCCATATCAATGTCTGGCAGTGATGAATCCGGATGGAAGCATTGTAAAAATGGATGCCCCGGTGATTAGTGTGGTTCCAAATGGCTATACGGATCATTTTCGCGATCCGAAGGTGTGGAAGCAGGGGGATTCCTTCTATGCGGTGATTGGTGCGCAGAGGGAAAATGAAACGGGAGGTGTCGTTTTATATCGCTCTCCGGATTTGAAAAATTGGCAGTTTGCGGGTGAAGTGAAGACTGGCTTAGGTGAAGACTTCGGTTACATGTGGGAATGTCCGGATTATTTTGAGCTGGACGGCCAAGGCGTGTTGTTATTCTCCCCACAAGGGTTACATGCGGAAGGTGACCATTATCAAAATATCTATCAGTCAGGGTATGTAGTGGGAAGTCCCATTGATTTAGAAAAAAGGGAACTGAAGCATGGCGCCTTTCATGAATTGGACCGCGGGTTCGATTTTTATGCACCGCAAACGACGGTGGACCCCGAGGGACGCCGGATTTTAGTAGGTTGGATGGGCTTGCCGGAGATTGACTATCCTACTGATAAAAATGGCTGGGCACACTGTTTAACCCTCCCGCGGGAGCTTTCGGTTCGTGGCGGAAAGCTAATCCAGCGGCCGGTGTCAGAGCTTGCATTGCTTCGTGGAGATAAGGTGGAAGTGAGTTGCACGATTGAGAATGAAACGGTTGATTTGACTGGTTTTGATGGAGACGTGTATGAGCTTTTTGCTGAATTCTCTGCGAGCACGGCTGAGGAGTTTGGTTTGGAGCTTCGGGTCGGTGCTGAGGAGAAAACGGTGATCAAGTATGATGCGGTCGAGAAAAAGGTTGTGTTTGATCGGGCTCGTTCGGGCGAACCGTTTGCTGAGGAGTTTGGTACCGTTCGTAAATGTGGATTAGATGCTGAAACGGAGAAGATTTCGTTCCGAATTTTTGTGGATGTTTCCTCTGTTGAGGTGTTTGTAAATGACGGTGAGGAAGTGTTTACGGGGAGGATTTTTCCTGGAAAAAATAGCAATGGAATCCGCGTATTTGCCCGTGGTGGCCAAACGAATGTGACTGCGGTTAAATGGGAGATCAAAGATGGGCAGAGGTGA
- a CDS encoding TRAP transporter large permease, whose amino-acid sequence MTVAVVVLVVLFVLMFLGVPIAMSLILASISGFLTSIYYVPLEVVPQRLITSVDSFPLLAIPFFMLTGEFMMSGSMGQRIAGFAFASVGWLRAGLAQVSTLTSMFFAGISGSGAADTAAVGKMMIPMMEKKGYDKGFAAATVASAGTIAVVIPPSIPMIVYGVTAGVSIGDLFTAGIVPGILIGLSIMMLNYWLTKKNNYSQENTKFEFTSFKKTFIEGILALILPLIIIFGIRGGIFTPTEAGAIAAAYAFIINKFVYKDMDWKDVPEAFIKAGKMTGMVVFIIAAANLFGWLLTAEQIPQLLVNLVAGFSDNRYLVLLMFTVIFFIAGCFLNASAAITILTPLLLPIALAAGIDPVFFGLIMVVNLSIGLITPPVGLDLFVVKGIAEVSYDKLVRSVAPFIVVMIVDLLIITYFPALSMFWVK is encoded by the coding sequence ATGACAGTAGCAGTTGTCGTCCTGGTTGTACTGTTTGTACTAATGTTTCTGGGTGTTCCCATTGCAATGTCTTTAATATTAGCATCCATTTCCGGCTTTTTAACTAGTATCTACTATGTTCCGTTAGAAGTTGTTCCTCAAAGATTAATCACCTCTGTAGATTCGTTTCCGCTTCTCGCCATTCCCTTTTTTATGCTGACAGGTGAATTTATGATGTCTGGCAGTATGGGGCAAAGGATTGCCGGTTTTGCTTTTGCCTCGGTCGGCTGGCTTCGTGCCGGTTTGGCACAGGTTTCGACGTTAACCAGTATGTTCTTCGCTGGTATTTCTGGTTCAGGTGCAGCCGATACAGCGGCTGTTGGTAAAATGATGATTCCGATGATGGAGAAAAAAGGGTATGATAAGGGATTTGCGGCTGCGACAGTAGCGAGTGCTGGAACCATCGCCGTTGTTATTCCACCATCGATTCCCATGATTGTATACGGGGTAACCGCAGGCGTTTCAATTGGGGATCTGTTTACGGCAGGGATTGTCCCTGGGATTCTCATTGGGTTGTCGATTATGATGCTCAACTATTGGCTGACAAAAAAGAATAACTATTCTCAAGAGAATACGAAGTTTGAATTCACTTCTTTTAAAAAGACTTTTATTGAAGGAATATTGGCCTTGATTCTTCCGTTAATTATCATCTTTGGAATCAGGGGAGGGATTTTTACTCCGACGGAGGCTGGTGCGATCGCTGCCGCCTATGCTTTTATTATTAATAAATTTGTCTATAAAGATATGGATTGGAAGGATGTTCCGGAGGCATTCATTAAGGCGGGAAAAATGACGGGGATGGTGGTCTTTATTATTGCAGCCGCGAACCTGTTTGGCTGGCTGTTAACCGCCGAACAAATCCCTCAGCTTCTTGTGAATCTAGTAGCGGGATTCTCTGATAATCGTTATCTAGTCCTGCTTATGTTCACGGTCATTTTCTTTATCGCAGGCTGCTTCTTGAACGCATCTGCAGCGATCACGATCTTAACACCATTATTGCTGCCGATTGCTCTTGCAGCAGGAATTGATCCGGTGTTCTTTGGACTCATTATGGTTGTAAACCTGTCCATCGGACTCATCACACCGCCAGTAGGATTAGACCTCTTTGTCGTAAAAGGCATCGCGGAAGTCTCCTATGACAAACTGGTGCGATCGGTCGCACCATTCATCGTCGTCATGATCGTCGACCTACTCATCATCACCTACTTCCCGGCACTATCGATGTTCTGGGTGAAATAA
- a CDS encoding helix-turn-helix transcriptional regulator, producing MGKHLVGNHIRKLRFNHDEMTQQQLADKVGVTRQTIVALEKGKYSPSLELAFRIAHAFNLPLEDVFFYQGNTKR from the coding sequence ATGGGCAAACATCTTGTCGGCAATCACATTCGAAAATTACGTTTTAACCATGATGAAATGACACAGCAGCAACTGGCTGACAAGGTTGGCGTGACTAGACAAACTATCGTCGCACTCGAAAAGGGGAAATACTCCCCATCCCTAGAACTGGCCTTTCGCATTGCTCACGCCTTTAACTTACCTTTGGAAGACGTATTCTTTTATCAAGGCAACACAAAGCGATAA
- a CDS encoding sucrose-specific PTS transporter subunit IIBC: MDHKKIAREVLDAIGGQENLAAAAHCATRLRLVLQDESAVNQAALDQMDAVKGTFSTGGQFQIILGSGTVNEVYKHLAAMSGQTEMSTSDVKDAASKKLNPIQRFVKMLSDIFVPIIPAIVAGGLLMGINNILTAPDLFIEGKSLVDANPEMADLAALINTFANAAFVFLPILIGFSATKRFGGNPFLGATLGMLMVHPDLLNGYGYGAALLKHEVPVWNIFGLEIEKVGYQGTVLPVLAASFILAKIETYLRKVVPSALDNLLTPLFSIFITGILTFTLVGPLTRSAGNLLTDGIVWLYDSTGVVGGIIFGLLYAPIVITGMHHSFIAVETQLLADVAKTGGSFIFVIAAMSNIAQGAATLAVLKTTKNAKIKGTASAAGISALLGITEPAMFGVNLKLRYPFIGAITGSAVGSGFVTMFKVKATALGAAGIPGVISIRPDTIVSYIIGMAIAFVVAFIVTLVLAKRDEKKAVKLSSDQRAA; the protein is encoded by the coding sequence ATGGATCATAAGAAAATTGCACGGGAAGTACTCGATGCCATTGGTGGTCAGGAAAACTTAGCAGCTGCAGCCCATTGTGCCACACGACTACGTTTAGTTTTACAAGATGAATCAGCCGTGAATCAAGCAGCGTTGGATCAAATGGACGCAGTGAAAGGGACCTTTTCAACAGGTGGTCAGTTTCAAATTATCTTAGGTTCGGGAACGGTGAACGAGGTTTATAAGCACTTGGCAGCGATGTCTGGTCAAACCGAAATGTCCACAAGTGATGTGAAAGACGCGGCATCAAAGAAACTAAATCCGATTCAGCGATTCGTCAAAATGCTGTCCGACATTTTCGTTCCGATTATCCCAGCGATTGTTGCCGGCGGTCTGCTCATGGGGATCAACAATATCTTAACAGCCCCAGACTTGTTTATAGAAGGAAAATCATTAGTGGACGCCAATCCGGAAATGGCGGATTTAGCGGCACTTATTAATACTTTTGCCAATGCAGCCTTTGTCTTTTTACCGATATTAATTGGATTTTCAGCAACGAAGCGGTTTGGCGGGAATCCGTTCCTTGGTGCGACACTTGGCATGCTGATGGTTCACCCGGACTTGTTAAATGGGTACGGATACGGTGCCGCGTTACTGAAACATGAAGTTCCCGTTTGGAATATTTTTGGATTGGAGATTGAAAAAGTAGGCTATCAGGGAACAGTACTTCCGGTTCTTGCGGCATCTTTTATTTTAGCAAAAATTGAAACCTACCTGCGGAAGGTTGTCCCATCTGCTTTAGACAATCTATTAACACCGTTATTCTCGATCTTTATTACCGGGATTTTAACGTTCACATTAGTGGGACCACTTACACGCTCAGCTGGTAATCTATTAACAGATGGAATTGTTTGGTTGTATGACTCAACAGGTGTGGTTGGCGGAATCATCTTCGGTCTACTGTATGCACCTATCGTAATTACTGGTATGCACCATAGTTTCATAGCAGTAGAAACGCAATTGCTTGCGGATGTAGCAAAAACGGGTGGATCGTTCATTTTCGTCATTGCGGCGATGTCAAACATTGCACAAGGTGCTGCGACACTTGCCGTGCTTAAGACGACGAAAAATGCGAAAATCAAAGGAACAGCTTCTGCAGCGGGAATCTCTGCGTTGTTAGGAATTACGGAGCCTGCCATGTTTGGTGTGAACTTGAAACTACGCTATCCATTTATCGGGGCGATTACGGGTTCTGCGGTTGGGTCTGGCTTTGTGACGATGTTTAAAGTGAAAGCAACGGCGTTAGGCGCAGCTGGAATTCCAGGCGTGATCTCCATTCGCCCAGATACGATTGTTTCTTATATCATCGGTATGGCCATCGCGTTTGTTGTTGCCTTCATCGTCACACTTGTTTTAGCAAAAAGAGACGAAAAAAAGGCTGTGAAACTATCATCTGATCAAAGAGCAGCATAA
- the ndk gene encoding nucleoside-diphosphate kinase — MALQRTFIMVKPDGVKRGLIGEVISRFEQKGFTLLNAELMNVDRSKAEDHYMEHQEKPFFGELVDFITSGPVFAMVWEGENVIEVSRLMIGKTNPTEAAPGTIRGDFAFKKEENVIHGSDSLLSAEREIENFFGLLKRNIKRDDFPFDERKSV; from the coding sequence ATGGCATTACAACGCACATTTATCATGGTGAAGCCTGATGGAGTAAAACGAGGATTAATCGGAGAAGTCATTAGTCGGTTTGAACAAAAAGGGTTTACCCTATTGAATGCAGAGCTAATGAACGTGGACCGCTCAAAAGCTGAAGATCATTATATGGAACATCAAGAAAAACCATTTTTTGGCGAACTAGTAGATTTCATTACATCCGGTCCTGTCTTTGCCATGGTCTGGGAAGGCGAAAATGTCATCGAGGTATCTCGTCTCATGATCGGAAAGACTAATCCAACTGAAGCAGCACCAGGTACAATCCGCGGCGACTTCGCGTTTAAGAAAGAAGAGAATGTCATTCATGGCTCTGATTCTCTCCTAAGTGCAGAACGCGAAATCGAAAATTTCTTTGGACTACTGAAAAGAAACATCAAAAGAGATGATTTTCCATTCGACGAACGGAAATCAGTGTAA
- a CDS encoding LacI family DNA-binding transcriptional regulator, whose translation MSTIMDIAKLAGVAKSTVSRYLNGGSVGEATKKKIEQAIQETGYSPNPFAQSLKAKKTNIIGTIVPRLDSYAASQTLIGIDEQLKQLNYQMLISNTSQSLEREIESIYSFANQKMAGIILLATEITAQHIEAFESVNVPVLLIGQEHEDFHSLIHDDFHAGYEMGRYVLEKGYRKIAYLGVTERDIAVGVKRKQGFTKAIQEAADCEVRFYETLFKIPSAQASAMEIIHEFQPSIFVCATDNIALGVLKAAYAEGLTIPNDLAVTGFGGYDVTEIIHPTLTTAKFFYKEAGETAARQMVELINERPVEKVTVSTFEIIERESVDNLLKRTL comes from the coding sequence ATGAGTACAATTATGGATATTGCCAAGCTTGCGGGTGTGGCGAAGAGTACGGTGTCGCGGTATTTGAATGGCGGTTCTGTTGGGGAAGCGACGAAGAAGAAAATTGAACAGGCGATCCAGGAGACGGGATATTCGCCGAATCCCTTTGCGCAGAGCTTAAAGGCGAAGAAAACGAATATTATTGGCACGATTGTTCCGAGGTTGGATTCCTATGCTGCTTCGCAGACGTTAATTGGCATCGATGAACAATTAAAGCAACTCAATTATCAGATGCTGATCTCCAATACCAGTCAAAGTCTGGAGAGAGAGATTGAAAGCATTTATAGCTTCGCCAATCAAAAGATGGCGGGGATTATTTTGCTTGCGACTGAGATCACGGCTCAGCATATCGAAGCATTTGAATCGGTCAACGTTCCTGTCTTGTTAATTGGACAAGAACACGAGGACTTTCATAGTCTCATTCATGATGATTTTCATGCTGGTTATGAGATGGGACGGTATGTCCTAGAAAAAGGATATCGAAAAATTGCTTACCTGGGTGTAACCGAACGAGATATTGCCGTAGGGGTGAAGCGCAAGCAGGGCTTTACAAAGGCAATTCAAGAAGCAGCGGATTGCGAGGTTCGCTTCTATGAGACCTTGTTTAAGATTCCCTCTGCGCAAGCGAGTGCAATGGAAATCATCCATGAATTTCAGCCTTCTATCTTTGTTTGTGCAACCGATAATATTGCCCTTGGGGTGCTGAAGGCCGCGTATGCAGAGGGACTGACAATTCCGAACGATCTAGCGGTAACAGGGTTTGGGGGTTATGACGTGACCGAAATCATCCATCCGACCTTAACCACAGCGAAGTTTTTTTACAAAGAAGCAGGAGAAACGGCGGCGAGACAGATGGTTGAGTTGATCAATGAACGCCCAGTGGAAAAAGTAACCGTTTCTACATTTGAAATTATCGAACGAGAAAGCGTTGACAATCTCTTGAAGCGTACCCTATAA